AAGTTCATCACGTACAACGTGATCGGAGCGGTGGCCTGGGTGGTGCTCATGATGGGCTCGGGCGTGCTCTTCGGTCAGCTCGACATCGTGAAGAAGAACTTCGAGCTCGTGGTCATCGGCATCGTGGTGCTCTCGGTCATGCCGATGGTGATCGAGTGGTGGAAGAACCGCGGCAAGAAAGACGACGGCGCCGAAGAGAAGCCCGCCGAGGCCGTCGCCGCCAAAGACTGAGACGGGGCGCTGCCATTTCGCGGCGCGTCGCGCTCCGTTATCCTTTCGATTTCGTGCGCGAAACCGTCGCCTCGGAGCGAACGCCGCACTAGGCTTCGGGCATGGCTCAGAACGCGCCCGAACCCTCCCCGAAACGCCCCGAACCTCGCACCGAAGGGAAATCCTCGGGCGAAACCGCGTCGATGGGCGAGGTGCCCGGCGACCTCGCGGCGCTCCGAGAGGCGACCCTCGCGTGGCGAAACGGCCCCGTCGCCAAGAGCTCGGCGAAGATGCCCCCTCGCCTCGCGCGGTTCTCCACGTGGAGCGACGCGGACGTGGCCGACCTCCGCACGCCGGCCGACGTGCCCATCGACTACATGCGTGATCTCGGCCTCCCCGGCGAGTACCCGTTCACGCGCGGCGTGCAGCCGACGATGTACCGGAGCCGCCTCTGGACGATGCGCATGTTCGCGGGCTTCGGCACCCCCGAGCAGACGAACGAGCGCTTCAAGTTCTTGCTCGAGCAAGGGCAGACCGGCCTCTCGACCGCCTTCGATTTCCCCACGCTCATGGGCTACGACTCGGACTCGCCGCGCTCGCTCGGCGAGGTGGGCATGTGCGGCGTCGCGGTCGACACCCTCCGGGACATGGAGGTCTTGTTCGACGGCATCCCGCTCGACAAGGTGACGACCAGCATGACCATCAACGGTCCGGCGATCGTGCTCCTCTGCTTCTACATCGCGCTCGCCGACAAACGCGGCATCCCACGGGACAAGATCGGCGGCACGGTCCAGAACGACTGCCTGAAGGAGTTCATCGCGCAGCACGCGTGGCTCGTCCCGCCGCGGCCCGCGATGCGCATCGTCACCGACATGATCGAGTTCTGCTCGACCGAGGTGCCGCGCTGGAACACCGTCTCGATCAGCGGCTACCACATCCGCGAGGCCGGAGCGACCGCCGCCCAGGAGCTCGCCTTCACGCTCGCGGACGGCGTCGGCTACGTGGAGAGCTGCCTCGCGCGCGGGCTCGACATCGACGACTTCGCGCCGAGGCTCTCGTTCTTCTTCGACGTCCACAACGACTTCTTCGAGGAGATCGCCAAGTTCCGCGCCGCGCGCAGGCTGTGGGCGCGCCTCATGAAAGAGCGGTTCGGCGCGAAGAAGGCCGAGAGCATGAAGCTCCGGACGCACGCGCAGACCGCGGGTGTCT
The DNA window shown above is from Myxococcales bacterium and carries:
- a CDS encoding methylmalonyl-CoA mutase family protein; translated protein: MAQNAPEPSPKRPEPRTEGKSSGETASMGEVPGDLAALREATLAWRNGPVAKSSAKMPPRLARFSTWSDADVADLRTPADVPIDYMRDLGLPGEYPFTRGVQPTMYRSRLWTMRMFAGFGTPEQTNERFKFLLEQGQTGLSTAFDFPTLMGYDSDSPRSLGEVGMCGVAVDTLRDMEVLFDGIPLDKVTTSMTINGPAIVLLCFYIALADKRGIPRDKIGGTVQNDCLKEFIAQHAWLVPPRPAMRIVTDMIEFCSTEVPRWNTVSISGYHIREAGATAAQELAFTLADGVGYVESCLARGLDIDDFAPRLSFFFDVHNDFFEEIAKFRAARRLWARLMKERFGAKKAESMKLRTHAQTAGVSLTAQQPYNNVVRVALQALAAVLGGTQSLHTNSLDETYALPTEDAVTIALRTQQIIAEETGVPSTIDPLGGSYFLEELTTKMEEEALATIKRIDEMGGMVAAIEKGYPQREIAASAYRFQRQLETGERVMVGVNKYVSDEQGSAIPLLRIDETVQKTQVENLQKVKTSRDAKAVESCLAAVRKAASEGANLMPPIIEAAKAYATQQEICDVLRDVFGTYTDPAEF